The Medicago truncatula cultivar Jemalong A17 chromosome 4, MtrunA17r5.0-ANR, whole genome shotgun sequence genome includes a region encoding these proteins:
- the LOC11437884 gene encoding uncharacterized protein, whose amino-acid sequence MGALAPVAIGTRGTIGSLVRKEIEYFTKVELDKFGNSQKPQPNSNVNMVSSKAKSSFLMLLKRKKQRGPNEFLPKTCSVTESNYFNRVPGCRYRILKDHDIN is encoded by the coding sequence ATGGGTGCTCTTGCTCCAGTTGCTATAGGCACAAGAGGCACAATAGGATCTCTAGTCAGAAAGGAAATTGAATACTTCACTAAAGTTGAGTTAGACAAATTTGGAAATTCACAAAAGCCTCAGCCAAACAGCAATGTGAACATGGTTTCTAGCAAAGCCAAGTCTAGTTTTTTGATGTTGTTAAAGAGGAAGAAGCAAAGAGGTCCAAATGAATTTCTACCAAAAACATGTTCAGTAACAGAAAGCAATTATTTCAATAGAGTTCCTGGTTGCAGGTACAGGATCCTTAAGGATCATGACATTAACTGA
- the LOC11444717 gene encoding uncharacterized protein: protein MKARGVSLVGKNISHLLDNYLVIEELSATKEEVANEVVREALDRAPSGYIKWRPDPIISQLIVNNRLLGEANKGLSARISLLELETREMKKLYGSAQSSYVDEGVFNDEGVHEDVSMDEIERVIEREVANVSYDVAHHASNLLTIIKDKPRNRVKSGVLLSLWVKDGRIKKKI, encoded by the exons ATGAAGGCACGTGGTGTTAGTTTGGTTGGCAAAAATATATCACACTTGCTTGATAATTATTTG GTTATTGAAGAGTTAAGTGCAACTAAAGAAGAGGTTGCAAATGAAGTTGTGAGGGAGGCGTTAGATCGAGCGCCAAGTGGATATATTAAATGGAGACCAGATCCTATTATCAGTCAGTTAATTGTTAACAATCGCCTGTTGGGGGAAGCAAACAAAGGACTTTCCGCAAGGATATCTCTTCTTGAATTGGAAACTAGAGAGATGAAGAAGTTATACGGTAGTGCACAATCCAGTTATGTGGACGAAGGTGTCTTCAATGATGAAGGTGTCCACGAGGACGTCTCCATGGATGAGATTGAAAGAGTTATTGAAAGGGAGGTGGCAAATGTATCATATGATGTAGCACATCATGCATCAAATCTCTTAACTATAATTAAGGACAAGCCAAGAAACCGTGTAAAAAGTGGGGTTCTGCTTTCCCTATGGGTGAAGGATGGACGCATAAAGAAGAAGATTTAA